Proteins from a genomic interval of Nostoc sp. TCL240-02:
- the rpsT gene encoding 30S ribosomal protein S20 — protein sequence MANTKSALKRAQIAERNRLRNKAYKSAVKTLMKKYSNAVAVYAANPTPELQEEAQARLSEAYGKIDKAVKRGVLHPNNGARKKSRLAHKLKPITQTAE from the coding sequence GTGGCGAATACAAAGTCTGCTCTCAAGCGTGCCCAAATCGCAGAACGTAACCGACTGCGTAACAAAGCGTACAAATCAGCAGTCAAGACGCTGATGAAGAAATACTCTAATGCTGTAGCTGTCTATGCAGCTAATCCTACCCCAGAATTACAAGAAGAAGCACAGGCTCGGTTATCCGAAGCTTACGGCAAAATCGATAAAGCAGTCAAACGGGGTGTCCTTCACCCCAATAATGGGGCAAGGAAAAAGTCAAGATTGGCTCATAAACTAAAGCCCATCACTCAAACTGCTGAGTAG